From Syngnathoides biaculeatus isolate LvHL_M chromosome 19, ASM1980259v1, whole genome shotgun sequence, a single genomic window includes:
- the xkr9 gene encoding XK-related protein 9: MAMPLNCYEHNCLIRCLSGTDSDMLRPDIRFTKRRLLLTVVGLLLYLVDIWIDVGLSLEYLLDRHYIRSALTFSFVLAGLLVTQIFSHAWYEDDLDDALMNPRGKSTILGMSKWKLMIVHLCGAGIFTRYYHLLKCGFRVVWFSTGSLNEDAKKEAHHLLFCQATDLSMLKLFEAFLESAPQLLLQIYIVLGNGEASVVQYFSMVISFLNIAWALLDYRRCLRRSLPRTREMPSGIPTVVYFLYKLCTITSHILSYSLLLVLTPYCVIALVAILWLLGTMWSHLLRTNFCSTRSHEMVYRTVVGFILTFTFFNVKGQDTRISMTVYYFLYSLINVTSPLLLALLKPDVQTETFFLVISVFIFSGTVLGLVCLVLYYLHLHPREKRSQSDEVDGTVTHAEIQGRMSNFLQP; this comes from the exons ATGGCAATGCCTCTCAACTGCTATGAACATAATTGTCTGATCCGATGCCTTTCGGGGACTGACTCCGACATGCTGCGGCCAGACATTCGGTTCACCAAACGCCGATTGCTTCTGACAGTCGTCGGGCTTCTCCTGTACCTTGTCGACATCTGGATAGACGTGGGACTGTCCCTGGAGTATCTCCTGGACCGACATTACATACGCTCGGCATTGACATTCTCCTTTGTCCTGGCCGGGCTGCTGGTGACTCAAATTTTCAGTCACGCCTGGTACGAGGACGACCTCGATGATGCTTTGATGAACCCCCGAGGGAAATCCACAATATTGGGAATGTCCAAGTGGAAACTCATGATCGTCCACCTGTGCGGCGCCGGGATTTTTACCAG GTACTACCACTTACTCAAATGTGGCTTCCGAGTGGTCTGGTTCTCAACTGGTTCCCTAAATGAGGATGCGAAGAAGGAAGCGCACCACCTCCTCTTTTGTCAGGCCACCGACCTGAGCATGCTCAAACTCTTCGAGGCGTTCTTGGAGAGCGCCCCCCAACTCCTGCTGCAGATCTACATAGTCCTGGGGAATGGCGAGGCCTCGGTCGTGCAGT ATTTTTCTATGGTGATCTCCTTTTTGAACATCGCCTGGGCCTTGCTGGACTACCGCCGCTGTCTCCGTCGGTCGCTGCCTCGCACCCGGGAGATGCCGTCCGGCATACCCACCGTTGTTTACTTCCTCTACAAACTCTGCACCATTACTAGCCACATCCTCAGCTACAGCCTCCTTTTGGTACTCACCCCCTACTGCGTGATAGCCTTGGTGGCTATTTTGTGGCTGCTTGGGACAATGTGGTCACACCTTCTTCGCACCAACTTCTGCTCCACCAGAAGCCATGAGATGGTCTACCGCACCGTGGTTGGGTTCATCCTCACGTTCACCTTTTTTAACGTCAAAGGCCAGGACACCAGGATATCCATGACTGTGTATTATTTCCTCTACTCGCTCATTAACGTGACGTCGCCACTACTTTTGGCCTTGTTGAAGCCGGACGTTCAGACGGAAACTTTCTTCCTCGTGATCAGCGTGTTCATTTTCTCCGGTACTGTACTGGGGCTGGTCTGCCTCGTGCTGTACTACCTCCACCTGCACCCGAGGGAGAAAAGAAGCCAATCCGACGAGGTTGACGGGACGGTTACCCACGCAGAGATACAAGGCAGGATGAGCAACTTTCTGCAGCCTTGA
- the tram1 gene encoding translocating chain-associated membrane protein 1 isoform X2: protein MQRGGHVVDPGVNSPQVTSKFAVLFITVQYNVTISTNGPEETAVNHFHNGIKDLATIFFYMLVAIIMHAIIQEYVLDKINRKKHFSKTKHSKFNESGQLSAFYLFSFGWGASILFSENFLSNPGSLWEGYPHMLMPLQLKFYYICQMSYWLHTLPELYFQKTKKEDIPRQLVYIFLYLAHIAGAYVLNLNRLGLVLMVLHYFVELLFHVSRLIYFSNENRQLGFRVWAVLFVLGRLLTLSLSVLTLGFGLANADNQGFDLATGNYNIVFVRISVLAGVCLTQAFMMWKFINFQLRRWREHTSVQTIKKKQGPSKSKGKKDKANGINGVNSHAADSPRSRKEKSS, encoded by the exons GTGACGTCCAAGTTtgcagtgttgttcatcaccgTGCAGTACAACGTCACCATCTCAACAAACG GCCCGGAGGAGACTGCCGTCAACCACTTCCACAATGGCATCAAAGACCTGGCCACCATCTTTTTCTACATGCTGGTGGCCATCATCATGCACGCCATCATCCAGGAGTACGTTCTGGAC AAAATCAATCGGAAGAAGCACTTCTCCAAAACCAAACACAGCAAGTTCAACGAGTCGGGCCAGCTCAGCGCTTTCTACCTGTTCTCCTTCGGCTGGGGCGCAAGCATCCTCTTCTCT GAGAACTTCCTTTCCAATCCTGGTTCTCTGTGGGAAGGTTACCCCCACATGCTCATGCC CCTGCAGTTGAAGTTCTACTACATCTGCCAGATGAGTTACTGGCTTCACACGCTCCCTGAACTCTACTTCCAGAAGACAAAAAAG GAGGACATTCCGCGCCAGCTGGTGTACATCTTCCTGTATCTGGCCCACATCGCCGGTGCTTATGTCCTCAA tcTAAACCGTCTGGGTCTGGTCCTGATGGTGCTGCACTACTTTGTGGAGCTCCTCTTCCACGTTTCCCGCCTCATCTATTTCAGCAACGAGAACAGACAATTGGG TTTCAGAGTGTGGGCCGTCCTGTTTGTCCTCGGGCGTCTCCTCACGCTGTCCCTGTCCGTCCTCACGCTGGGCTTCGGCCTGGCCAACGCGGACAACCAAGGCTTCGATTTGGCCACGGGGAACTATAACATTGTTTTCGTGAG GATCAGCGTCCTGGCCGGCGTGTGTCTGACGCAGGCCTTTATGATGTGGAAATTTATCAATTTCCAGTTGCGCCGCTGGAGAGAGCACACCTCGGTGCAGACCATCAAGAAGAAACAAGGCCCCTCCAAGAGCAAAGGAAAGAAAGATAAAG ccAACGGCATCAACGGAGTCAACTCTCACGCCGCAGACTCGCCGAGATCCCGGAAGGAGAAGTCCTCTTAA
- the tram1 gene encoding translocating chain-associated membrane protein 1 isoform X1 translates to MGIRKKSTKSPPVMSHEFVIQNHADIVSCVAMVFLLGLMFEVTSKFAVLFITVQYNVTISTNGPEETAVNHFHNGIKDLATIFFYMLVAIIMHAIIQEYVLDKINRKKHFSKTKHSKFNESGQLSAFYLFSFGWGASILFSENFLSNPGSLWEGYPHMLMPLQLKFYYICQMSYWLHTLPELYFQKTKKEDIPRQLVYIFLYLAHIAGAYVLNLNRLGLVLMVLHYFVELLFHVSRLIYFSNENRQLGFRVWAVLFVLGRLLTLSLSVLTLGFGLANADNQGFDLATGNYNIVFVRISVLAGVCLTQAFMMWKFINFQLRRWREHTSVQTIKKKQGPSKSKGKKDKANGINGVNSHAADSPRSRKEKSS, encoded by the exons ATGGGTATCCGAAAAAAGAGCACCAAGAGCCCGCCGGTGATGAGCCACGAGTTCGTTATCCAGAACCATGCCGATATTGTGTCCTGCGTTGCTATGGTGTTCCTCCTCGGGCTCATGTTTGAG GTGACGTCCAAGTTtgcagtgttgttcatcaccgTGCAGTACAACGTCACCATCTCAACAAACG GCCCGGAGGAGACTGCCGTCAACCACTTCCACAATGGCATCAAAGACCTGGCCACCATCTTTTTCTACATGCTGGTGGCCATCATCATGCACGCCATCATCCAGGAGTACGTTCTGGAC AAAATCAATCGGAAGAAGCACTTCTCCAAAACCAAACACAGCAAGTTCAACGAGTCGGGCCAGCTCAGCGCTTTCTACCTGTTCTCCTTCGGCTGGGGCGCAAGCATCCTCTTCTCT GAGAACTTCCTTTCCAATCCTGGTTCTCTGTGGGAAGGTTACCCCCACATGCTCATGCC CCTGCAGTTGAAGTTCTACTACATCTGCCAGATGAGTTACTGGCTTCACACGCTCCCTGAACTCTACTTCCAGAAGACAAAAAAG GAGGACATTCCGCGCCAGCTGGTGTACATCTTCCTGTATCTGGCCCACATCGCCGGTGCTTATGTCCTCAA tcTAAACCGTCTGGGTCTGGTCCTGATGGTGCTGCACTACTTTGTGGAGCTCCTCTTCCACGTTTCCCGCCTCATCTATTTCAGCAACGAGAACAGACAATTGGG TTTCAGAGTGTGGGCCGTCCTGTTTGTCCTCGGGCGTCTCCTCACGCTGTCCCTGTCCGTCCTCACGCTGGGCTTCGGCCTGGCCAACGCGGACAACCAAGGCTTCGATTTGGCCACGGGGAACTATAACATTGTTTTCGTGAG GATCAGCGTCCTGGCCGGCGTGTGTCTGACGCAGGCCTTTATGATGTGGAAATTTATCAATTTCCAGTTGCGCCGCTGGAGAGAGCACACCTCGGTGCAGACCATCAAGAAGAAACAAGGCCCCTCCAAGAGCAAAGGAAAGAAAGATAAAG ccAACGGCATCAACGGAGTCAACTCTCACGCCGCAGACTCGCCGAGATCCCGGAAGGAGAAGTCCTCTTAA